The following proteins come from a genomic window of Polaribacter dokdonensis:
- the groL gene encoding chaperonin GroEL (60 kDa chaperone family; promotes refolding of misfolded polypeptides especially under stressful conditions; forms two stacked rings of heptamers to form a barrel-shaped 14mer; ends can be capped by GroES; misfolded proteins enter the barrel where they are refolded when GroES binds) yields the protein MAKDIKFDIEARDGLKRGVDALANAVKVTLGPKGRNVIISKAFGAPTVTKDGVSVAKEVELENELENMGAQMVKEVASKTNDLAGDGTTTATVLAQAIVKEGLKNVAAGANPMDLKRGIDKAVESIVSDLEKQTQKVGNSSDKIQQVAAISANNDNTIGDLIAQAFGKVGKEGVITVEEAKGTDTYVDVVEGMQFDRGYLSPYFVTDADKMIADLENPYVLLFDKKISNLQEILPILEPVSQSGRPLLIIAEDVDGQALATLVVNKLRGGLKIAAVKAPGFGDRRKAMLEDIAILTGGTVISEERGFSLENATLDLLGSAEGITIDKDNTTIVNGSGDADAIKARVNQIKAQIETTTSDYDKEKLQERLAKLAGGVAVLYVGAASEVEMKEKKDRVDDALHATRAAVEEGIVAGGGVALVRAKKVLEKLATENLDETTGVQIVNKAIEAPLRTIVENAGGEGSVVINKVLEGKKDFGYDAKTETYVNMLDAGIIDPKKVTRVALENAASVAGMILTTECALIDIKEDAPAGGGMPPMGGGMPGMM from the coding sequence ATGGCAAAAGATATTAAATTTGATATTGAAGCAAGAGATGGTTTAAAACGTGGAGTTGATGCATTAGCTAATGCAGTAAAAGTAACTTTAGGACCAAAAGGAAGAAACGTAATTATTTCTAAAGCATTTGGAGCACCAACTGTAACAAAAGATGGTGTTTCTGTAGCAAAAGAAGTTGAATTAGAGAATGAGCTTGAAAATATGGGAGCTCAAATGGTAAAAGAAGTTGCTTCTAAAACCAATGATTTGGCTGGTGATGGAACAACAACTGCTACTGTTTTAGCACAAGCAATTGTAAAAGAAGGTTTAAAAAACGTTGCTGCAGGTGCAAATCCTATGGATTTAAAACGCGGAATTGACAAAGCTGTAGAATCTATAGTTTCAGACTTAGAAAAACAAACTCAAAAAGTTGGTAACTCATCTGATAAAATTCAGCAAGTAGCTGCAATTTCTGCAAATAATGACAATACAATTGGAGATTTAATTGCACAGGCATTTGGAAAAGTTGGTAAAGAAGGTGTAATTACTGTAGAAGAAGCAAAAGGTACTGATACATATGTAGATGTTGTAGAAGGTATGCAGTTTGATAGAGGATATTTATCTCCTTACTTTGTAACTGATGCAGATAAAATGATTGCAGATTTAGAAAATCCTTATGTATTATTATTTGATAAGAAGATTTCAAACTTACAAGAAATTTTACCAATTTTAGAACCAGTTTCTCAATCTGGTAGACCTTTATTAATTATTGCAGAAGATGTAGATGGACAAGCATTAGCTACTTTAGTAGTAAACAAGTTAAGAGGAGGTTTAAAAATTGCTGCTGTAAAAGCACCAGGATTTGGAGACAGAAGAAAAGCAATGTTAGAAGATATTGCAATTTTAACTGGAGGAACAGTTATTTCTGAAGAAAGAGGTTTTTCTTTAGAAAATGCAACTTTAGATTTATTAGGTTCTGCAGAAGGTATTACAATTGATAAAGACAACACAACAATTGTAAATGGTTCTGGAGATGCAGATGCTATTAAAGCAAGAGTAAATCAAATTAAGGCGCAAATAGAAACTACTACTTCTGATTACGATAAAGAAAAACTACAAGAACGTTTGGCTAAATTAGCTGGTGGTGTTGCAGTTTTATATGTGGGTGCTGCTTCTGAAGTAGAAATGAAAGAAAAGAAAGACAGAGTAGATGATGCTTTACATGCAACAAGAGCTGCAGTAGAAGAAGGTATTGTTGCTGGTGGTGGTGTTGCTTTAGTACGTGCTAAAAAAGTATTAGAAAAATTAGCTACAGAAAACTTAGATGAAACTACAGGAGTTCAAATTGTAAATAAGGCAATTGAAGCTCCTTTAAGAACTATCGTAGAAAACGCAGGAGGTGAAGGTTCTGTAGTAATCAATAAAGTTTTAGAAGGTAAAAAAGACTTTGGTTACGATGCTAAAACTGAAACTTATGTAAACATGTTAGATGCTGGTATCATAGATCCTAAAAAAGTTACAAGAGTTGCTTTAGAAAATGCAGCTTCTGTTGCTGGTATGATTTTAACTACTGAGTGTGCTTTAATAGATATTAAAGAAGATGCACCAGCAGGTGGTGGAATGCCTCCAATGGGTGGTGGAATGCCAGGAATGATGTAA
- a CDS encoding co-chaperone GroES → MGLNIKPLADRVLVEPAPAETKTASGLIIPDNAKEKPQKGTVVAVGNGKVDEPLTVKVGDTVLYGKYGGTELKLEGKDYLMMRESDILAII, encoded by the coding sequence ATGGGATTAAACATTAAACCTTTAGCAGACAGAGTTCTTGTAGAACCTGCACCAGCAGAAACAAAAACGGCATCTGGATTAATTATTCCAGATAATGCAAAAGAGAAACCACAAAAAGGAACTGTAGTTGCAGTTGGTAATGGTAAAGTTGATGAGCCTTTAACTGTAAAAGTAGGAGACACTGTTTTATATGGTAAATATGGTGGAACTGAATTAAAGTTAGAAGGTAAAGATTATTTAATGATGCGTGAATCTGATATTCTAGCAATTATATAA
- the secG gene encoding preprotein translocase subunit SecG, which produces MSYTAFIILILIVAVALVLIVMVQNPKGGGLSSSFGGGGAQSLGGVQNTNNFLDRTTWTLAIAMFALILLSNVAIPRGGENDVNLNNTLDGVETTTPVENTLPSSNDSIN; this is translated from the coding sequence ATGAGTTATACAGCTTTTATCATATTAATTTTAATTGTAGCAGTAGCTTTAGTATTAATAGTAATGGTTCAAAATCCTAAAGGAGGAGGTTTATCTTCTTCATTTGGTGGTGGAGGTGCACAATCTTTGGGTGGTGTACAAAACACAAACAACTTTTTAGACAGAACAACGTGGACGTTAGCTATTGCAATGTTCGCATTAATTTTATTATCAAATGTAGCCATTCCTAGAGGTGGAGAAAATGATGTAAACTTAAACAATACTTTAGATGGTGTAGAAACTACGACTCCAGTAGAAAACACTTTACCATCTTCTAACGATAGTATTAACTAA
- a CDS encoding LptE family protein, translating to MKNLILSIFILVTLIGCGPYSFTGGNTGDAKTIQVDFFPNQAPLVEPVLTQRFTNDLQDLFTRQTNLTLTNSNGDLYFSGEITGYRITPMSGTSNQTAAQNRLTVSVNVRFVNKLEEDDDFEKTFSFYSDFDANAQLSGSVLENALDEILERIIQDIFNASVAKW from the coding sequence ATGAAGAATTTAATTTTATCTATCTTTATTCTAGTTACTCTTATAGGATGTGGACCATATTCTTTTACAGGAGGTAATACAGGTGATGCAAAAACCATTCAAGTTGATTTTTTTCCAAATCAAGCACCTTTAGTAGAGCCTGTTTTAACTCAGCGTTTTACAAATGATTTGCAAGATCTATTTACGCGTCAAACAAACTTAACACTTACCAATTCTAATGGTGATTTATATTTTAGTGGAGAAATAACTGGGTACAGAATTACACCAATGAGTGGAACATCAAACCAAACTGCAGCCCAAAACAGGTTAACAGTTTCAGTAAATGTTCGTTTTGTAAATAAACTAGAAGAAGATGATGACTTTGAAAAAACATTCTCTTTTTATTCTGATTTTGATGCAAATGCACAACTTTCAGGTAGCGTTTTAGAAAATGCTTTAGACGAAATTCTAGAAAGAATAATTCAAGATATTTTTAATGCTTCTGTAGCAAAATGGTAA
- a CDS encoding sigma 54-interacting transcriptional regulator, with amino-acid sequence MENLQALKQRFGIIGNDIHLNRALEKAVRVAPTDISVLVTGESGVGKENIPKIIHSLSHRKHAKYIAVNCGAIPEGTIDSELFGHEKGAFTGATQDRKGYFEVADGGTIFLDEVGELPLTTQVRLLRVLENGEFIKVGSSKVLKTNVRIVAATNVNMQSAIEKEKFREDLYYRLSTVEINLPPLRERNEDIHLLFRKFAADFAQKYRMPSIRLDENAVKVLMNFRFPGNIRQLKNLAEQISVIEEERSIGAQKLQQYLPNNSGNLPAIIGGKKENDFSTERDIMYKILFDMRNDINDLKKLTLDLMKNGNVEEVQEENHRLLEKIYNNKDLEELDIEVLNVPQNSPSEKDYDFIETIEEDESLSLQDKEIEMIKKSLEKNNNKRKLAAKELGISERTLYRKIKQYDL; translated from the coding sequence ATGGAAAACTTACAAGCATTAAAACAACGCTTTGGAATTATCGGAAACGATATTCACCTTAATAGAGCTTTAGAAAAAGCTGTAAGAGTTGCACCTACTGATATTTCTGTACTTGTTACAGGAGAAAGTGGTGTAGGTAAAGAGAATATTCCAAAAATTATACACTCATTATCACACAGAAAACATGCAAAATATATTGCTGTAAATTGTGGTGCAATTCCAGAAGGTACAATTGATAGTGAACTTTTTGGTCATGAAAAAGGTGCTTTTACAGGAGCAACTCAGGACAGAAAAGGATATTTCGAAGTTGCAGATGGTGGTACCATTTTTTTAGATGAAGTTGGTGAATTGCCATTGACTACTCAAGTGCGTTTGCTACGTGTTCTAGAAAATGGCGAATTTATAAAAGTTGGTTCATCAAAAGTTTTAAAAACGAATGTTAGAATTGTTGCAGCTACCAACGTAAACATGCAATCTGCCATAGAAAAAGAAAAATTTAGAGAAGATCTATATTATAGGTTAAGCACTGTAGAAATTAACCTACCTCCTCTTAGAGAACGAAATGAAGACATTCATTTACTATTTAGAAAATTTGCTGCAGATTTTGCTCAGAAATATAGAATGCCATCCATTAGATTAGATGAAAATGCTGTAAAAGTATTAATGAATTTTCGTTTTCCAGGTAACATTCGTCAACTTAAAAACTTAGCCGAACAAATTTCTGTTATTGAAGAAGAAAGAAGTATTGGCGCTCAGAAATTACAACAATATTTACCAAATAATTCAGGTAATCTACCAGCTATTATTGGTGGTAAAAAAGAAAATGATTTTTCTACAGAACGTGATATTATGTATAAAATTCTTTTTGATATGCGTAATGACATTAATGATTTAAAGAAGCTAACACTAGATTTAATGAAGAATGGAAACGTAGAAGAAGTACAAGAAGAAAATCACAGGTTATTAGAAAAAATCTACAATAATAAGGATTTAGAAGAGCTAGATATTGAAGTTTTAAATGTTCCTCAAAATTCACCTTCAGAAAAAGATTATGATTTTATTGAGACTATAGAAGAAGATGAATCTTTATCTTTACAAGACAAGGAGATAGAAATGATTAAAAAATCTCTTGAAAAAAACAATAACAAACGTAAATTGGCTGCTAAAGAATTAGGCATTTCTGAAAGAACCCTATATCGAAAAATTAAACAGTACGATTTGTAA
- the miaB gene encoding tRNA (N6-isopentenyl adenosine(37)-C2)-methylthiotransferase MiaB — MQEVEKIIDEKIQGKALVTENKKENTKKLFIESYGCQMNMNDSEIVAAILDKQGYNTTQILEEADLVLVNTCSIREKAETTVRRRLQKYNAVKQVNKKMKVGVLGCMAERLKEKFLEEEKIVDLVVGPDAYKDLPNLLEEVYEGRDAVNVILSKEETYGDISPVRLNSNGVSAFVSITRGCDNMCTFCVVPFTRGRERSRDPKSILEEIQSMVDKGFKEITLLGQNVDSFLWYGGGLKKDFKKASEMAQATAVDFAQLLDMCATQFPKTRFRFSTSNPQDMSLDVIHVMAKHRNICKYIHLPVQSGSNAMLKAMNRQHTREEYMELVDNIFKIVPEMALSQDMIVGFCGETEQDHQDTLDLMEYVKYDFGFMFAYSERPGTLAGKKMEDDVPAAVKKRRLTEVIDLQQKHALYRTQQHLGKVEEVLIEGTSKKNPNEWKGRNTQNTVIVFPKEHYKLGDFVNVKVEDCTSATLKGTAVGYSDNN; from the coding sequence ATGCAAGAAGTAGAGAAAATTATTGACGAAAAAATACAAGGAAAGGCACTTGTAACAGAAAATAAGAAAGAGAACACTAAAAAATTATTCATAGAAAGCTATGGCTGTCAAATGAATATGAATGATAGTGAAATTGTTGCAGCTATTTTAGATAAACAAGGTTACAACACTACTCAAATTTTAGAAGAAGCAGATTTAGTTTTAGTAAACACTTGTTCTATTCGTGAAAAAGCAGAAACTACAGTTCGTAGAAGATTGCAAAAATATAATGCTGTAAAGCAAGTTAACAAAAAAATGAAAGTAGGCGTTTTAGGTTGTATGGCTGAACGCTTAAAAGAAAAGTTTTTAGAAGAAGAAAAAATTGTTGACTTAGTTGTTGGACCAGATGCCTATAAAGATTTACCAAACCTTTTAGAAGAAGTATACGAAGGTAGAGATGCTGTAAATGTAATTTTATCTAAAGAAGAAACGTATGGTGATATTTCTCCTGTTCGTTTAAATTCTAATGGAGTATCTGCTTTTGTATCTATTACAAGGGGTTGTGACAACATGTGTACTTTTTGTGTTGTACCTTTTACTCGTGGACGAGAAAGAAGTAGAGATCCAAAAAGTATTTTAGAGGAAATACAGTCTATGGTAGATAAAGGTTTTAAAGAGATTACTTTATTAGGCCAAAATGTAGATAGCTTCTTATGGTATGGAGGAGGTTTAAAGAAAGATTTTAAAAAGGCTTCAGAAATGGCACAAGCAACTGCAGTTGATTTTGCTCAGTTGTTAGATATGTGTGCTACCCAATTTCCAAAAACACGTTTCCGTTTTTCTACCTCTAATCCTCAAGACATGAGTTTAGACGTAATTCATGTTATGGCTAAACACAGGAATATTTGCAAGTACATTCACTTGCCAGTTCAAAGTGGAAGTAATGCCATGTTGAAAGCCATGAACAGACAACACACTCGTGAAGAATATATGGAGTTGGTTGATAATATATTTAAGATTGTTCCAGAAATGGCCTTGTCTCAAGATATGATTGTTGGCTTTTGTGGAGAAACAGAACAAGATCATCAAGACACCTTAGATTTAATGGAATATGTAAAATATGATTTTGGATTCATGTTTGCCTATTCTGAAAGACCAGGAACTTTAGCTGGTAAGAAAATGGAAGATGATGTACCTGCTGCTGTAAAGAAAAGAAGATTAACAGAAGTTATAGATTTACAACAGAAACACGCTTTATACAGAACTCAACAACATTTAGGAAAAGTAGAAGAAGTTCTAATTGAAGGTACTTCTAAGAAAAATCCTAATGAGTGGAAAGGTAGAAACACACAGAATACTGTTATTGTATTTCCAAAAGAACACTATAAGTTAGGTGATTTTGTAAATGTAAAAGTAGAAGATTGCACCTCAGCAACCTTAAAAGGAACTGCTGTTGGTTACTCAGATAATAATTAA
- the topA gene encoding type I DNA topoisomerase codes for MAKNLVIVESPAKAKTIEKFLGKDYQVESSYGHIADLPSKELGIDVEGDFSPKYIVSDDKKPVVKKLKSLAKKAETVWLASDEDREGEAIAWHLKEQLDLKEDNTKRIVFHEITKKAILKAVENPRDIDYHMVNAQQARRVLDRLVGYELSPVLWRKVKGGLSAGRVQSVAVRLIVERERSIQDFKPETHYKVVAEFSNNEGKKFKATIPKNFDSKKAAEDFLKSCANADFNIADLTKKPAKKSPAAPFTTSTLQQEASRKLGFAVGRTMQVAQRLYEAGLITYMRTDSVNLSVDARNEAEEEIIASYGKEYSKQRVFKSKAKGAQEAHEAIRPTNMKMHSIDTEYDQNRLYDLIWKRTLASQMSDAQLERTNIKIENSENSKIFTANGEMIKFEGFLKVYLEGKDDDEEEQAGMLPNLKVNESLDYIFINATQRFTSPPYRFTEASLVKQLEELGIGRPSTYAPTISTVQRRGYVEKGQNEGVERTYEQMILADGAVKSQQLSEKTGSDKNKLVPTDIGNIVNDFLVANFSNILDFGFTAKVENSFDDISEGDEDWIEMIKDFYTKFHDNVEDVKENAERESGERILGKHPKSGKTVLVRLGKFGPIAQIGAPDDEEKQFASLNKDQNLGTITLDEALELFLLPKTLGTYEDEEVIVSNGRFGPYIRFGKMFVSLDKGENPMEVDLPRAEELIRAKQKADAPIYHYEDLPVQKGVGRFGPFIKWNGMFINVNKKYDFDNLSDDDIVELIEVKKQKEIDKVIHNWEDVGIRVEKARWGRFNVLKGKIKIELPKTTDIEKLSKEEAVKMIEAKTPKKKAAKKKTTKRKTVKKK; via the coding sequence ATGGCAAAGAATTTAGTAATAGTAGAGTCACCAGCAAAAGCTAAAACTATCGAAAAATTTCTTGGTAAAGATTACCAAGTAGAATCAAGTTATGGGCATATTGCAGATTTACCATCGAAAGAATTAGGTATAGATGTAGAAGGTGATTTTAGTCCTAAATATATAGTTTCCGATGATAAAAAACCAGTTGTTAAAAAATTAAAAAGTTTAGCAAAAAAAGCAGAAACTGTTTGGTTAGCAAGTGATGAAGATAGAGAAGGAGAGGCTATTGCTTGGCATTTAAAAGAGCAATTAGATTTAAAAGAAGATAATACAAAACGTATTGTTTTTCATGAAATTACTAAAAAAGCAATTCTAAAAGCTGTAGAGAATCCTAGAGATATAGATTATCATATGGTAAATGCTCAGCAAGCACGTAGAGTTTTAGATAGACTTGTAGGGTATGAATTGTCACCAGTTTTATGGCGTAAAGTAAAGGGAGGTTTATCTGCAGGTAGAGTGCAATCTGTTGCAGTGCGTTTAATTGTAGAAAGAGAGAGAAGTATTCAAGATTTTAAACCAGAGACACATTATAAAGTAGTTGCTGAATTTTCAAATAATGAAGGTAAAAAGTTTAAAGCTACTATTCCTAAAAACTTCGATTCTAAAAAAGCTGCAGAAGACTTTTTAAAGTCCTGTGCTAATGCCGATTTTAACATTGCAGATTTAACCAAAAAGCCAGCAAAAAAATCACCTGCAGCACCATTTACAACATCAACTTTACAACAAGAAGCATCTCGTAAATTAGGCTTTGCAGTGGGTAGAACAATGCAAGTTGCACAACGTTTGTATGAAGCAGGTTTAATTACTTACATGAGAACAGATAGTGTAAATTTATCTGTAGATGCAAGAAACGAAGCTGAAGAAGAAATTATAGCTTCTTATGGTAAAGAATATAGTAAACAAAGAGTGTTTAAGTCTAAAGCAAAAGGTGCTCAAGAAGCCCATGAAGCCATTAGGCCAACCAATATGAAAATGCATTCTATTGATACTGAATATGATCAAAATAGATTGTATGATTTAATTTGGAAAAGAACCTTGGCTTCACAAATGAGTGATGCCCAATTAGAAAGAACTAATATCAAAATAGAAAACTCTGAAAACTCAAAAATCTTTACTGCAAATGGAGAGATGATTAAGTTTGAAGGGTTCTTAAAAGTGTATTTAGAAGGTAAAGATGATGATGAAGAAGAGCAAGCAGGAATGCTGCCCAATCTAAAAGTTAATGAAAGTCTAGATTATATTTTTATAAATGCAACTCAGCGTTTTACAAGTCCTCCTTACAGATTTACAGAAGCATCTTTAGTAAAACAGTTAGAAGAATTAGGTATTGGTCGTCCATCAACATATGCACCAACAATTTCGACAGTTCAGAGAAGAGGTTATGTGGAAAAAGGCCAAAATGAAGGCGTTGAAAGAACTTACGAACAAATGATTTTAGCTGATGGAGCTGTTAAAAGTCAGCAATTATCAGAAAAAACAGGTTCAGATAAAAATAAGTTAGTTCCTACAGATATTGGAAACATTGTAAACGACTTTTTAGTGGCCAATTTCTCTAATATATTAGATTTTGGATTTACAGCAAAAGTTGAAAATTCTTTTGATGATATTTCTGAAGGTGATGAAGATTGGATAGAGATGATTAAAGATTTCTATACTAAGTTCCACGATAATGTAGAAGATGTAAAAGAAAATGCAGAAAGAGAAAGTGGTGAACGCATTTTAGGAAAGCATCCAAAATCTGGTAAAACAGTTTTGGTACGTTTAGGAAAATTTGGACCTATTGCTCAAATAGGAGCTCCAGATGATGAGGAAAAGCAATTTGCTAGTTTAAATAAAGATCAAAATTTAGGTACAATTACATTAGACGAAGCTTTAGAATTATTCTTGCTCCCTAAAACTTTAGGAACGTATGAAGATGAAGAAGTAATTGTTTCTAATGGGCGATTTGGACCTTACATTCGTTTTGGAAAAATGTTTGTTTCTTTAGATAAGGGAGAAAACCCAATGGAGGTTGATTTACCTAGAGCAGAAGAATTAATAAGAGCTAAGCAAAAAGCAGATGCTCCTATTTATCATTATGAAGATTTACCTGTGCAAAAAGGTGTGGGTAGATTTGGTCCTTTCATAAAGTGGAATGGCATGTTTATCAACGTAAATAAAAAGTACGATTTTGATAACCTTTCTGATGATGATATTGTAGAGCTTATAGAAGTTAAAAAGCAAAAAGAGATAGATAAAGTTATCCATAATTGGGAAGATGTTGGTATTCGTGTAGAAAAAGCAAGATGGGGTAGGTTTAATGTGTTAAAAGGAAAAATAAAAATTGAGCTTCCTAAAACTACAGATATTGAGAAACTATCTAAAGAAGAGGCTGTTAAGATGATTGAAGCAAAAACGCCGAAGAAAAAAGCAGCAAAGAAAAAAACGACAAAAAGAAAAACAGTAAAAAAGAAATAG
- a CDS encoding formimidoylglutamase, with translation MNKDFLSPIKETALAHLVLHSPLCLGNKIRIHSNQTGFPDLDDVKIAIFGVQEDRNSENNFGCGDDLHFVRRKIYELFPGNWHTEIADIGNVAKGDKVSDTYFAVSEVITSLLKKDIIPIIIGGGQDITYVNYRAYDTLEQSVNITAVDSRFDLGNLDDELTSQSYLSKIIMQEPNNLFNYCNVGYQTYFNSQEAIHLLDSLFFDAYRLGNAKELENIEPAFRNADIVSIDLGAVRQSEAPANNNASPNGFYGEEICAISRYAGLSDKVSSFGIYEYNSKLDNNHQTANLMAQMIWYFIEGVNYRVKDYPFSGKENYQKFTVMLEDDDPLVFYKSNKTGRWWIEINILSDNKYKRHALIPCTFKDYTEATKQIIPERWYKAMQKMM, from the coding sequence ATGAATAAAGACTTCTTATCCCCTATAAAAGAAACTGCGCTTGCTCATTTGGTGTTACACTCACCTTTATGTTTAGGGAATAAAATTAGAATTCATTCAAATCAAACAGGTTTTCCAGATTTAGATGACGTTAAAATTGCCATTTTTGGTGTTCAGGAAGATAGAAACTCTGAAAACAATTTTGGTTGTGGAGATGATTTACACTTTGTAAGAAGAAAAATTTACGAACTTTTTCCTGGAAATTGGCATACAGAGATTGCAGATATTGGTAATGTAGCTAAAGGAGATAAGGTTTCTGATACGTATTTTGCTGTTTCAGAGGTAATTACCTCTTTGCTTAAAAAAGATATCATTCCAATAATTATTGGAGGTGGTCAAGACATTACATATGTAAATTACAGGGCTTATGACACTTTGGAGCAATCTGTAAATATTACAGCAGTAGATAGTAGATTTGATCTAGGTAATTTAGATGATGAATTAACTTCTCAATCTTACTTGAGTAAAATCATTATGCAAGAGCCTAACAATCTTTTCAACTATTGTAATGTTGGTTATCAGACGTATTTTAATTCGCAAGAAGCTATTCACCTTTTAGATAGTCTATTTTTCGATGCTTACAGATTAGGTAATGCTAAAGAATTAGAAAATATTGAACCAGCTTTTAGAAATGCAGATATAGTTTCTATAGACTTAGGGGCTGTTAGACAGAGTGAAGCACCAGCTAATAATAATGCCTCTCCAAACGGATTTTATGGTGAAGAAATTTGTGCAATATCTAGATATGCAGGTTTGAGTGATAAAGTATCATCCTTTGGAATTTACGAGTATAATTCGAAACTAGATAACAATCATCAAACAGCAAATTTGATGGCTCAGATGATTTGGTATTTTATTGAAGGTGTGAATTATAGAGTAAAAGATTACCCTTTTTCAGGCAAAGAAAACTACCAAAAGTTTACTGTAATGTTAGAAGATGATGATCCTTTAGTGTTCTATAAAAGTAATAAAACAGGTCGTTGGTGGATAGAGATAAATATTTTATCAGATAATAAATACAAAAGACATGCGTTAATACCATGTACATTTAAAGATTACACAGAGGCTACCAAACAAATAATACCAGAAAGATGGTATAAGGCCATGCAAAAAATGATGTAA
- the gldK gene encoding gliding motility lipoprotein GldK yields the protein MKKAAIFALLIAVFYSCGSNDRGELVGVKSKKKWFSEKPFGMVLIPGGSFTMGKQDEDIIGTMNSPTKTVTVRPYFMDETEITNNEYKEFVVWVRDSVTRTKLAYQAEFAALGATPDPTGNNNRATGIQLYKFKDTVENSTPYQRYMYENYYQFDTIQPLNWEEDLIWKKEEYPDMDYVEVMDSLYISREDAVDGVRTFNTKFLKYKYSWFDRDNAARKGGDRKDFVQTEILNIYPDTTVWVKDFNYSYNDPMHQDYFSHQSYGDYPVVGVTWGQANAFCNWRTKKKNDYLKNKKNAAQVPAFRLPTEAEWEYAARGGLEFATYPWGTGSTTSDRGCFLANFKPVRGNYAVDGALYTMEAESYNANDYGLYNMAGNVSEWTNTAYNLSSYYMASTMNPNVEDRKNKRKIVRGGSWKDVAYYLEVGSRDYEYADTARSYIGFRTVQNYIGTTNN from the coding sequence ATGAAGAAAGCAGCAATATTTGCACTTTTAATAGCCGTTTTTTACAGTTGTGGTTCTAATGATAGAGGGGAATTAGTAGGAGTCAAGTCTAAAAAGAAGTGGTTTTCAGAGAAACCATTTGGTATGGTGTTAATTCCAGGAGGCTCATTTACAATGGGTAAGCAAGATGAGGACATTATTGGTACAATGAACTCACCAACAAAAACAGTAACTGTTAGGCCATATTTTATGGATGAAACAGAGATAACTAATAACGAATATAAAGAGTTTGTTGTTTGGGTTAGAGATTCTGTTACAAGAACAAAATTGGCATATCAAGCAGAGTTTGCAGCTTTAGGCGCAACTCCAGATCCTACAGGTAATAATAATAGAGCAACTGGTATTCAGTTATATAAGTTTAAGGATACTGTAGAAAACTCAACTCCTTACCAAAGATATATGTATGAAAACTATTATCAGTTTGATACCATACAACCTTTAAATTGGGAAGAAGATTTAATTTGGAAGAAAGAAGAATATCCAGATATGGATTATGTAGAGGTTATGGATTCCTTATACATTAGTAGAGAGGATGCTGTAGATGGTGTTAGAACTTTTAATACTAAATTTTTAAAGTACAAATACTCTTGGTTTGATAGAGATAATGCTGCCAGAAAAGGTGGTGATAGGAAAGATTTTGTGCAAACAGAGATTTTAAATATTTATCCAGATACAACAGTTTGGGTTAAAGATTTTAACTATTCGTACAATGATCCAATGCATCAAGATTACTTTTCACACCAATCTTATGGAGATTATCCTGTAGTAGGTGTTACTTGGGGTCAAGCAAATGCATTTTGTAATTGGAGAACTAAGAAAAAGAACGATTATTTAAAAAATAAAAAGAATGCAGCTCAAGTACCTGCGTTTAGACTGCCAACAGAAGCTGAATGGGAATATGCAGCTAGAGGTGGTCTGGAGTTTGCAACTTATCCTTGGGGTACAGGAAGTACAACTAGTGATAGAGGTTGTTTCTTAGCAAACTTTAAACCAGTTAGAGGTAATTATGCAGTAGATGGCGCTTTATATACTATGGAAGCTGAGTCATACAACGCAAATGATTACGGATTATATAACATGGCTGGTAACGTTTCAGAATGGACAAATACAGCATATAACTTATCATCTTACTACATGGCTTCTACAATGAATCCTAATGTAGAGGATAGAAAAAATAAAAGAAAAATTGTAAGAGGTGGTTCTTGGAAAGATGTAGCATATTATTTAGAAGTGGGGTCTAGAGATTATGAGTATGCTGATACAGCTAGAAGCTATATTGGCTTTAGAACCGTTCAAAATTACATTGGTACAACAAATAACTAA